TTTTCGCCGTTTAAGTAGAAGGTTTTGCCTTTGGCTGTAAATTCTCGGAAGCCGAAGCGCGTTTTTTCGATATCTGATGTTTCGCTCCCGAGGGCGACTGTGGCGGTGACGACGTAGAGATTGGGTTCGTCGAGTTGCCAGAGTTTGTGGTTTGGGATGGTGAATATTTCTTCGCGATGGCTTGTGCCGGGGTTCAGGTTGAGCGTTTCTTGTCCAGAGGCGACCTGTGTGTCGCTTTTGTATTCGGTGATTGACCAGGTGATGGTTGCGGATTGTATTTTTAAATTCCGATTCTGAAATGTGGTGGCTATGTTGACTTCGCCCGTGTGGATGTCGGATGTAACGAATGTGTCGTCAACGTACACAGGACCCGTAGCGATGAGGGAAACCGATTGCCATATACCGCCAGCGATTGCGCCGCGCCAGTGGGGCATGTCATCGCGGCCTATGCCGTCAATGACCACATCCCGGAGTATGAGTGGGGTGATGACGCGAATGGCGATGAAGTTTTCGCCTTCGGTTAAGAGGTCGTCTATCAGGAGTTCAAAGCCGATGTATCCGCCTTCGTGCGCGCCAGCGGCTTCGCCATTGACCCAGATTTCTGCGCGGTAGTTGACTGCTTCAAAATGCAGGCGGATTGTTTTGTTTTGCCAGTCGGGGGGAAGGGTAAATGTTTTGCCATACCAGGCTACGCCTTCGTAATCTTGTTTGAATTCTTCGAGACATGCGGGGACGGTTATTTGCTCCAAGTCTTCGTAGGCGTAGAAATTTTCGCGGTGCTGTAAGTTGAGCGTGCGGCCTTTGTTGTCGTGATCGTAGATGACTTGCCAGATTCCGTCAAGTGAGTGGGTTTGTTTCATGGGTTGAAAAGTTCCTTTTCTATACGAGTTCACGAGCTACGCGGCCGAAACCGGTTTATTGCATCGTCTGCCCGCGCGTGATTTGCATCAATCGTGCGCCCGGCATTGTGCGGCGTGTGGACCACATTGTGGCGGCCAAGCAGTGGAGAATCCAAACGCACCGGTTCAATGTCCCAGACGTCTGCGGCCAGAGAGAGTTCGTCATTGAGGACCCGTTGATACAGTGTTTCGGTGTCGCAGATCGCTGCGCGTGTCACCAGAACGACGAGCGATTGATGCGGCAATGTGCGAATGGCCTCCGGGCCAACCAGCCCACGCGTATCGTCCTTCAAGGGGACCATCGGCGCAAAAATATCGGCGTCTTTCACGAGTTCTGAGAGATCGAAGCATCGCCTGACACCGGCGAGCGTAAACGATGCCTCCGGAGCAAATGGATCCCAGACGGCCACATCTGCTCCCATGTTCGAACACCATGAAGCGTACCGTCCTCCAATATTACCAATGCCAACGACGCGTACTCGCTTCCCAGCAATGGTGCCGCTCACAAAGCGTGGGTCGTCGCCAAATTGAGCGCCCCTCTGTCCGGGTTTGCCTACGTCTGGTTTGTATTTCCAGGTCTCGTGGCTCTCCATCATCTCCACGTAGGTCTGCGGTATCCGTCGCAATGCACTTATTGTGAGTCCGAGCGCAAACTCAGCAACCGTTTGTCCCCATTGAATGGTACCACGAGGGCGAATGATGTTCACCCCACGGGCGTGTGCGCCATCGAGGCCAGCGTTTGATTGGCCTGCTGCATCGTGGTAGAGTTCCTCAAGACCAGAAAATGGCTCAAGATCCTCAGTGTCCGCCGGAAGGCCAAGGAGGACGAGCCGATGTACCGATGAAGGATTCTCCACCATCTGTGGCGCTCGAGTCCCAGATGCCTCGGTGCGATAGAGTTCGCACGCTCCCGATTCCTGCCAGCGGCGGTTCCAGTGGTCGGCCACAAAGGGCCAGGAGGCGTCAAAGCGTTCGTGAACACAGATTACTGATCTCATTATCTTCTCCTTAAGAATTGTCTGCCAGTGCGGTCCAACGCAATTTAGTTTACAAATGTACGTAAATCAAGCATTCAAGAATATTACCAATTATTTGTTCTGAGCATTCTCCTTGACACGCCCTCTCGAACATTGTAGATAAGACCGATAGATTGAATGTCGGCAAAAGGCCATACGACAGGAGGAATTATGGCGCCCAATATTGTTTTGTTTCTTACGGATCAGTTGAGACGCGATGCGTTGGGGTGTTATGGCAATGAGATTTGTCAGACGCCCAATCTGGATCGACTCGCAGAGGAGGGCATACGGTTTGATCA
The Gemmatimonadota bacterium DNA segment above includes these coding regions:
- a CDS encoding NAD(P)-binding domain-containing protein — its product is MRSVICVHERFDASWPFVADHWNRRWQESGACELYRTEASGTRAPQMVENPSSVHRLVLLGLPADTEDLEPFSGLEELYHDAAGQSNAGLDGAHARGVNIIRPRGTIQWGQTVAEFALGLTISALRRIPQTYVEMMESHETWKYKPDVGKPGQRGAQFGDDPRFVSGTIAGKRVRVVGIGNIGGRYASWCSNMGADVAVWDPFAPEASFTLAGVRRCFDLSELVKDADIFAPMVPLKDDTRGLVGPEAIRTLPHQSLVVLVTRAAICDTETLYQRVLNDELSLAADVWDIEPVRLDSPLLGRHNVVHTPHNAGRTIDANHARADDAINRFRPRSS